The Ignavibacteriales bacterium DNA segment CCATTGTATATATCACAAATGAAAATTTCATTACCATCACCCCAAATACCAAATAATGATTGAAAATTTGGAGGGGAGTTTCCATTAAAAATATCTATTTCCTTCCAGTCTGTTCCGTTGAATTGATAAGGAAATTTATTAAATCCCACAGCCCAGATATCCTTTTCATTTCGTACAAATGAGTTATATAAACCATTCGGTGACGAAGTTGATACAACTAATGACCAACCTCCTGTATTAATTTCTCCGTTGGTAGCTGAGGTCGAATAAATTCCGTTCTCATTGAAAGTGAATGCCTTATCTTTTAATACAATTAAGCCGTGAGCCCCGAACTTTCCATTAAACAAGGTTGTTTTATCAATGGGTTTAAACTCGTCGCCTGATAGTTTATAAAGGAAAAGGGAATCAATTCCAATTAGGTAATTTGTAAGATAAACATTAGTTCCGTAAACGCTAATCGAAGGTATGACAGACACACTCCTAATAAGAAATCTTGACCATTCATCATTTTTAAATCGAAAAACATCTTCTGCTGTCGTAACCCAGAAATGATCCTTTTCAATTCCAAATACATCCCAATATCCATTAGGCATTTTTGAAGTATCACCAAAAACTTCAGTCCATACACTACCGTTAAAATGCATTACAAATGGTGCTTCTCTTTCAGGATTACTAAATCTTGTTCCGCCAAATGCCCAGACATCATTTTGTTCTGTTCCCCAAACGCCACCAACAATTGCGGAACCACCCCCCGGATCTGTAATTGGTGTTCCTTCAACTGCTCTCTTCCATGCTGTTCCGTCGTAATGCCACAAACAATTTCTCACATCACCTGTGAAATGCGAACCCCACACATCTGTTGGTGCGCTACCCCACATTGATTTTAATTCAATAAAAGTTGGTAAATTTTCATAATCAATGCTATCTATCGTCCAAACATAATCTCTTCTTCCGGGAGGGAGTAAATCAGTAGATCCCACTGCGTTTTCACTGCAGTTAAATGATACCGATATAAGAATAACCAAAATGAAGGCGGGGAAAAATAATAACTTCATATTTCCTTCCATATTTTAATGTGTAAATGTATCAACTATTATGCCAATCCCCCCGAAAATTTTGCTAAAACAAATAATTTTTTTTAGAGTCGGTAATAAAGTTACAAACGCTTCATCAAAACTTACCGAATCGTAAATAAATAATACAGATAATAAACTGTGCCTTAGAAGAAGAGTAAAAAATTGCATTAAATTAAACCAGGTTGTTAAAATCGTCTTCAGTTTTCAGATCTAAAAAAAACAAGCACTTGTATTTTATTTTAATTCGTTTATTTACTCCCAAATATTCTGCCTTTTCTTTAATTTGACCTATAAAATTTAATTAAGATAATTTACTCCAATTCCTGAATGACAAGATTTTTTAAAATGATAGACTTTAGGGTTATCAGAAATATCAGCTTTATGATCTTAAGCATTCTGATTTTTCTTGTCGGGGTAGTGGTATATGGAATAATTTTAAACTTGAGAGAGGTTACTCTTAAAGAAGCAATGGCACTTAAAGGAATTAAAGAATTTCAAAAAGTAAATATTGTGATTGATAGGAGCGCATTCAGTCTGTCTTTATTTGATGACACAACATTAGTAAAAACTTACAAAGCCTCTTTCGGAAGAAATGTTAAAGAGCCAAAAAAAGTTGATGGCGATGGGGCTACACCTGTTGGTGTGTATAAAATTTGCAGTATTGATACAGCAAGTGAGTATCATAAATTTTTTAGAATAAATTATCCCAACCTAAAAGACGCCGAAGAGGTTTTAAGGAGAGGGGGTATTTCGCTGAAGGAATTTGAAAATATTAAATTCAATTATTATTATTCTGACTGTACTCCGTTCAGCAAAATTTTAGGCGGTAATATAGGCATTCACGGAATCGGAAGGCTTAATTTTATTTTCAAAAATCTGCCGTTTGTTTATAATTGGACAGATGGTTCAATCGCTTTGAGCAATGAAAATATTGACGAGTTGTATTCAGTAGTTAAGAAAGGAACTAAAGTTGTTATTAAATAGAAAAAATATTTTTCCCCTTTGCGGAATCATTGCAATGCTTATTACAACTTGCAGTGATAAGGAGGAGGACCCTGCATTTATTGAAAATTTAGATAAACCCGCTTTCGTTTTAGAGCAGGCAAAAAATGTAATCGGCGATAATGTAAAATTTGCAGTGAAAGGAAATTTCTTACCCGATTCAGCAATCGAGGTGGGTGCAGCTTATGAATTTTCAAATCCTTCAGAATGGGGGATAAAATTTTATTTACTTTCTGTGGTTGGAGGAAAGCTTCAAAAAACATTTGAGACAGAATTGCTCGACGGTTCGTTGAAGGAATGCCTTATTGATAAAATAAAAATGAAAGGATTCAACCACGAGTTAATTTATTACAATTCAAAATCATATTTTTTCGGAAGCGGCGGCGGTGAAGTTTACTCTTACATTATTGATCTAAGTGCGAAGGAAATTTATTCAGCGCACTTGCTTTCAGAGCGCAGCAGCAATTCATTGTCTCTTTCCAGCAATGTAGGAGATACTCCGCTGAAGGCTTTTTTTGTTGGTTTGTTTAAGAAAGATTTCCCTACTCTTTCGTTAAGTGAAGATGCAAAATAGAATGAGACCGGCTAAGCGTCATTTAAATAATTGGGAATGAAAAAACAGAAATGACTTTTAAGCTTACAGTAATTTCCTCAGCAATTTTCCTTTCCTCTATATTATTTGCCCAGGAAGCCGGCAAGTATGAATTATCATCCATTGGTTTTGAGGGGAATGAAAAATTATCGTCTTCATTATTATTTACAGTTATCGAATCAAAAGAAAGCCCCGGCTGGTTCTGGAAGTTTCTCGATTCATTCACCCCCTTTGGCTCTGCAGCCGTTTATTTTGATACAGCAAATCTTTCAATTGATCTCAGAGCAATTTCATCTTTCTATTTAGTCAATGGTTTTTTTGAAACTTCGGTTAGTTATGCTTATTCTATTGATTCAGTTGATAGCACAGCAGATGTTAGATTTCTTATAAAGGAGGGGAAGCCCGCTTTATTCGGTAAGCTTAATTTATTTGGATTAGAACAAGTGCCTGAACCCGTTCTATATCCTTTCTGGGATGAAATAGTAGTTGATACAACAAAAAGATTTTCACAAGAAGCAGTGCAGCAAAAAATTTCTAATTCAATTGTTCACCTGCTGAATTCGGGATATAAAAATGCAGTATTTGACAGCTCAATTATTCATAAAGATACTCTGAGGAATAAAGCTGATTTAGATATTTATTTTAGCCCGGGGTTAAGATTTATTATAGATACGGTTATTGTAAATCTTACCGGAGAAGGGCAAGCTGAAGTTAGCGAGGAGTTATTAAGAGAAGTTGCCGGAATTAAGAGCAGCGAATTTTACAGTCTTGAAAAATTAAAACTTAGTCAGACCCGTTTGTTTAGAACCGGACTTTTTAATTCTTTCATTTTCACTTCGGTGGATGAGAATGAAATTGGCGATCGCGTGCCGTTAAGGCTTGATGGTTCCATCGGAAAGATGAATGAACTATCGCCCGAAATAATTATGAATAATCAGCAGAGTGCTTTTAATATTGGTCTCGGTGCTTCTTACACCAGAAAAAATTTTCTCGGTCGCGCACGTAAATTAACTCTCAGTACCTCATTTGGTGTACAGGATATTTTCAATGTTGATTACGGAAATCTTATCCAGGGATTTTCATTTCGCGACACAACTTTGCTCGGTTATCTTGACTCCCGCTTAAGCATTGATCAGCCGTTTCTTTTTGGAAAACCCATTTTTGGCAAGCTTGAGTTTTATGCAACCATAAATAAACAAGCAACATTTAATAATACAATCTATGGTTCAAAATTAATTTTTGAATTTGAATTGCCGCGTTATACCTTTATTAATTTTTTAAATACTTCGTACAATGTTGAAATCAGTAATGAAACTTACCGCACACTAAATCTTACTTTTGCCAACAGATTAATTTCAGCCATAGGTACAGAATTCGGTGGATCCCACACTGACGATATTCTATTCCCAACGGAAGGATATAATCTTTCTATTCAATTGGAAGAGGCGAATTCGCTCCCATATATTTTTAAAAAAATATCAGGTTCGGTTTTCGATGGCGCTCTCTTTTACAAAATTGTAGCTAACACATCATTCTACTTTTCTTTAAATCAAAAACGCACTACCATATTTGCTGTAAAGGAAAAAGTCGGTTACCTGCAAACATTTTTTGGCGATTATCTTGACATTCCACTTAACAGAACTTTTTATTCAGGGGGTAGTAACTCAGTCAGAGGCTGGCGCGCAAATCAATTAGTTCCGAGAGGGACACCGCTTATTTTACTTCCGACAATAAATGGAGTTAACGTTAAAGGCGGGACTTTCCTTCTTGAAGGATCAGCCGAGTTAAGATTCATATTATTAGAAAGTATCGGCGCTGCAATATTTTTTGATTATGGAAATACATGGCTCGGTTATAAACAATTCAGATTTGATGATGTAGCTCTCGCTGCCGGATTTGGCTTTAGATATTATACTTCAATTGCACCTTTCAGATTGGATTTTGGTTTTAAGCTTTACGATCCTGCTGATAAAAATTTTATCTTTCACAAAAATTACTGGGATAATCTCGAAATTCACTTCGGCATTGGCGAAGCTTTTTAACCAAATTGTTACCTTTGTTTACTGCCTAAAAATCCTTAATTTTAGCCCTCAATTTTAGAGATAATTATGATTTACAGTATGACCGGTTTCGGCAAAGGGTTAGCCACAAATAATGGACTTTCTGCCGAGGTCGAAATAAAAAGTGTTAACAGCCGATTCCTTGAAATTTTCCTTAAAATTCCTTCTTCACTTTCAAGTCGCGAGTTAGAGATTCGGGAAATTCTTCGAAATGGAATTAAGCGTGGAAAAGTTAATGTATTTATACAATTAAAAAATAATGGAATCGAAAGCGACTTTCCTGTAATTGACGAGGCGAAGGTTGCGCATTTTTTAACGGAGCTAAAAAAAATTAAAAAGAAAGCCAAACTGACCGAGAAGATTAAACTCGAACATTTTTTAGCCAACCGCGAAATTTTTTCCAATAACAATTCTGCTTTTTCTGATGATGAATTCAAAATCGTTGTTGAAGCAATTAAAGTTGCTATCAAAGATATGATGAGTATGAAAAAGAAAGAGGGGGAGGTTCTTAGAAAAGATTTATCTGTTAGAATTAAAAATATTCAACAGAAAGTGCAAGAAATAGAAACCTCTTACTCCACTGAGGTAAATATTTATTATTCGAAATTGAAAGAACGCATAGCTTCACTCTTACAAGATTCTAATTATGATGCAGACAGGTTGAAAACCGAATTAGCATTAATCGCCGACAAAGTTGATATAACCGAAGAAACAGTCAGACTAAAAAGTCATTTGAATTATTTTCTCGAAAGTCTTGATCACAGTGATGAAACAGGAAGGCGGCTTAATTTTTTATGTCAGGAATTGAATCGTGAAGCAAATACAATTTCTTCAAAATCTCTCTCGGTTTCAGTTACACATACTTCCGTAGCGATCAAAGAAGAAATTGAAAAAATTCGCGAGCAAATTCAAAACATAGAATAGCTTGAATAGTCCAATAGGAAAAATAATCGTAGTTGCAGCACCAAGCGGAGCCGGTAAAACCACGCTTGTCAGAAGTGCTCTGGCAGAGTTTCCGCAAATTGTTTTTTCTATTTCTGCCACAACACGTAAAAAACGCCCGAATGAAAAAGACGGAATTGATTATTTCTTTATTACTGAAGAAGAGTTCTTAAATAAAATTGAACAAAACCAATTTGTCGAGTGGGAAAAATTTTACGATTATTATTACGGCACTTACAAATATTTCGTTGATGATAATATAAACAACGGCAAAAACATTCTCCTTGAGATTGATGTAAAAGGGGCGCTGTCAATAAAAAAAATTTACCCTGAAGCAAAACTGATTTATATTGCACCGCCGACTAAAGAAGAGTTGATAAATCGCCTTAAAAAAAGGCAGACAGAAACTGATCAGGACCTCAAAAAAAGAATTGAGAGAATAGAATTGGAATTGAGTATGAAGGATAAATTTGATTATATTTTAATCAACAATGAATTAAACAAAGCTGCTTCCGAAATGAAAATTTTAATAAATAATCTTTTAAATAAAGGAGAATAAATAATATGTCAGGTATCGAACCAATTGACTTAAGAGAACTCGATAAAAATGTTGCTAACGTTTACGAAGGTATAGTTGTTGCCTCTAAAAGAGCAAGACAGTTGAATGATGAAAACAAAATCGAATTTCAGGCTTTGATCAGCACGATTCCAACTTCCAATGCAACTGATGACGACGCAGAGGATATTCTAAATCCGGCTCAATTAAAAATTGCACTGGAACATGAAAAAAAGGACAAACCGCATATTCAAGCCATCAAAGAAGTGTTGGCATGTAAATTTCAATACGACTATAAAAAGTAACTTAGAATTTTATTCTAAATGTCATGCATTCCGAAACTCTTAAAGGAAAAAAAATCCTTCTCGGTGTAACCGGATGTATAGCTGCTTATAAATCTGCTTTCCTTGTTAGAGAACTTGTTAAATTTGGAGCCGAGGTCAAAGTTGTAATGACTCCCTCGGCTGTTCAATTCATCAGCCCCCTTACTTTATCAGCACTTTCCCAAAATAATGTAATTGTAAAAATGTTCCCCGACTCTCAGCAATCAGGAACAGATATGACCACCTGGCATATTGATTATGCACTCTGGGCTGACTTAATGATTGTTGCTCCTGCTACAATAAACACTGTTGCAAAAATTGCTGCCGGCTTCGCTGATAATGCACTTACAACTCTGGTTACTGCTCTTCGCTGCCCTTTAATCATAGCTCCCGCTGCCGATGTGGATATGTACACTAATCCTATCACAAGGCAGAACCTTGCTAAGCTTGAATCATTCGGTCATTACATTGTGCCTGCGGAAGAAGGCGAACTTGCCAGCGGATTAAGGGGGATGGGAAGACTGCCGGAATTAGAGAAAATTATTGATTCTGTTTCTCTGATACTTTCCGGTTTTCGTAAAGATTTAACCGGACAAAAAATTTTAGTAACCGCCGGACCAACCTTCGAGGATATTGATCCCGTAAGATTTTTAGGGAACAGATCTTCAGGTAAAATGGGTGTTTCCATTGCCAAAGCTGCATGGCTTCGCGGCGCTGATGTTACTCTGATTGCAGGACCGAATTCGCAATCACTTTATCCCGAAATAAAATTAATCAACATTCGTTCTGCGACCGAAATGAAAAAAGCAGTTGATAATGAATTAAAATCAAATAACATTTTGATTATGGCTGCTGCAGTTGCCGACTTCAAGCCGATCAAAGTTGCTGATAGAAAAATCAAAAAAGATATTAAACCGTTCTCGCTTCAACTTACGCTTACTGCTGATATTCTGTCCTCACTCAAAAAGGAAAATAAATTCGTCGCTGGATTTGCACTCGAAACCGATAATGAATTGAAGAATGCAAAAACGAAAATGGCTGCTAAAAATCTCGATATGATTATTTTAAATTCATTGAATGATAAAAAAAGTGGTTTTGAATACGATTCAAATAAAATTACCATCCTTAACAAGTCAGGGAGAGTTACCAAACTTTCGCTGATGTCTAAATTTTCCGCAGCCAATAAAATCCTTTCTGAAATTATTAATAACATTTCAAATTCATCCTCAGTATGAATCAAAAACAGAAAGAAATTCTAATCAGCTCATTAGAACTTCAAAAAGAAATTTTTGGTGATGAACTTTTCGCTTCAAAAGAGAATCTAAAAAGAAAAACTGAAATAGTTTACGAGACACCTAAATCTAAAAACAAAAAATCAACTGCCGAAAAAATCGAATTGCCAAAACCTGCTGCCCCCTCTAAAGTCAAAGAACCTCAAGTAGAAATATTTAATGCTACAAAAGAACCTTGGAGTGATTCAATCTCGCTCGATGAATTAAATAAACGGATTTGTAATTGCACCAAATGCGATCTACACAAAGGACGCAACAAGTTTGTATTTGGTTCCGGCAATCCCGATGCAGACGTAATGGTAATTGGCGAAGGTCCCGGCGCAGAAGAGGATAAGCAAGGGCTTCCTTTCGTCGGAAGAGCAGGGCAGTTGCTTACCGATATTCTAAAAGCAATAAAATTCTCCCGTGATGAAGTTTATATCGGCAACATAGTTAAATGCCGCCCGCCCGAAAACCGTACACCTACCCCCATTGAAATGGAAACATGTATTCCATATTTGAAAAAACAAATTGAGCTGATAAAACCGAAAGCAATTTTATGTCTCGGTTTAACAGCTGCACAAGGCTTGTTAAAAAAGAAAGACTCGCTGACAAATATGCGCGGCAAAGTTTTTCTTTATGAAGGAATAAAAGCGATGGTTACCTATCATCCCGCAGCACTCTTGCGAAACCCAAATTGGAAAAAAGGCTGCTGGGAAGATGTAAAGCAATTCCGGAAAATGTTTGATGAGATAGTTTAAAATAGCTTTTCATAAAAATTTTAATCAATGATTAAAGCAAAATTAATTCAATGACTAACACTGGAAAAAGTTCTGTTATTCATACCGATGGGAGGGATAAATACAATATTGTGCAAAGAATTTTGTTAGCGGTCATTGTAAGACTGACAAGACGAGTTTAGAAAGACTAATATCAAAAAAAACTGAAATAAATGAAAAATATAATATTGACCATTTTAATGACCACCATCTGCAATACATTATCTGCACAAGTCATTCCCGATTTTAGTAGAGATATAAATTTTGCCGAAAGCAAATTACTTGAAATACATCCAAAACTAAGATTTGATGTAAAGGAACAAGAAAAGGTAAAACAAGCATTTTTAAGACTAAAAACAAAAGCAAATAAATTGACTGTACAGCAATTTAACATTGAATTGGTAAGGATTTTTGCATTATTAAATGATGGTCATACTATGGTTGTACTTGACACTAACCAACAATGGCTACCGTTTCGTTTATATCAGTTTGCAGACGGCCTATATATAACAGCAATTGAAGAAAATAAAAAACAATTTCTAGGAGCAAGGGTGGATCGTATCGGTAACTTGTCATGGAAAGAAGCTGTACAAATAGTAAAACCTTTCATCTCGGCAGATAATGAATGGTGGGTTAAAGAAAAAGCACCTATTTTTCTTTCTTCAGTTGATTTGCTGCAATTTGTGAATATTACTACAAACAAAACGGTTGAACTAACAGTTGAAAAAAACGGCAAGAAAGAAGTCCTTTCTTTTGAAGCAAGATCTGGAGATTATAAACATATACGTTGGATGGGATGGGGTGAAATGTTTGGTCCATTTATAAACCTGGCAGCCTTTAAACCTGAATATCTTTCTTTTGATTTTAGGGAAAACAAGCCTGAAATACCTTTGCATTTACGCTTAAGACAACCATATCATTTCAATTTTATTGATTCAACAAAAACTTTATTTTTTCAATATAATTTTGTTCAAAGAAATTGGGATGATTTGACAAGCAAACATTTTTTTGATTCACTATTTAATTATGCTGATTTACACAAAATAGATATTAAACGGTTTGTAATTGACATACGATACAATAGTGGTGGTGATGGAACCCTCCTTAAACCATTTATTTTACACCTGATGCAAAGACCTTGGTTACAAGAATACGGAAAACTTTTTGTAATTACTGGTAGAAAAACATTTAGTGCAGGAATTATGGCCTATTCAGAACTTATAAAATATTCCAATGCGATTTTTATTGGAGAACCTGGTGGTGCAGGTCGGAACCATTATGGCGATGCTACAGAATTAGAATTACCAGATACAAAAATAAGATTTCAGATTTCCACTCTTTTTTGGCAAACTGGCTTTCCTTCAGATACTTCTCACTTTTTCGCTCCAGATTTTCCAGTCAGTTATGAAGCATTAACTTATTTTAGTGGTGAAGATGATGCAATGGCAACTATTGATAAAGGTCTTATAAAACTAACAAACTTGGTAAGAAGTAAAACAAATGATGAAGTAAAACTTGCCTACAAAAATTACAAACAGTGGTTTCAAACACACGAATACTGGTGGAAACCCTTTTCTGAAGATGAAATGAATACGGCAGGTTATGACTTACTTGGTATTGGTAAAATTAAAGAAGCCATTACAGCTTTTGAACTGAATTCAGTGGAATATCCTGATTCATGGAATGCTTGGGACAGCCTTGGAGAAGCATATTATGCAAATGAAGAAATAGAGAAGTCTATATTTGCTTATGAAAAGTCCTTAAAATTGAACCCTAATAATTCTTCAGCTATAAAAATGTTAAAGAAAATGCGTGACTAAAACAAAAACAACAAACCGCTAACAAAGGCTATATGCAATTAGGGTTTC contains these protein-coding regions:
- a CDS encoding L,D-transpeptidase, which encodes MTRFFKMIDFRVIRNISFMILSILIFLVGVVVYGIILNLREVTLKEAMALKGIKEFQKVNIVIDRSAFSLSLFDDTTLVKTYKASFGRNVKEPKKVDGDGATPVGVYKICSIDTASEYHKFFRINYPNLKDAEEVLRRGGISLKEFENIKFNYYYSDCTPFSKILGGNIGIHGIGRLNFIFKNLPFVYNWTDGSIALSNENIDELYSVVKKGTKVVIK
- a CDS encoding BamA/TamA family outer membrane protein — encoded protein: MTFKLTVISSAIFLSSILFAQEAGKYELSSIGFEGNEKLSSSLLFTVIESKESPGWFWKFLDSFTPFGSAAVYFDTANLSIDLRAISSFYLVNGFFETSVSYAYSIDSVDSTADVRFLIKEGKPALFGKLNLFGLEQVPEPVLYPFWDEIVVDTTKRFSQEAVQQKISNSIVHLLNSGYKNAVFDSSIIHKDTLRNKADLDIYFSPGLRFIIDTVIVNLTGEGQAEVSEELLREVAGIKSSEFYSLEKLKLSQTRLFRTGLFNSFIFTSVDENEIGDRVPLRLDGSIGKMNELSPEIIMNNQQSAFNIGLGASYTRKNFLGRARKLTLSTSFGVQDIFNVDYGNLIQGFSFRDTTLLGYLDSRLSIDQPFLFGKPIFGKLEFYATINKQATFNNTIYGSKLIFEFELPRYTFINFLNTSYNVEISNETYRTLNLTFANRLISAIGTEFGGSHTDDILFPTEGYNLSIQLEEANSLPYIFKKISGSVFDGALFYKIVANTSFYFSLNQKRTTIFAVKEKVGYLQTFFGDYLDIPLNRTFYSGGSNSVRGWRANQLVPRGTPLILLPTINGVNVKGGTFLLEGSAELRFILLESIGAAIFFDYGNTWLGYKQFRFDDVALAAGFGFRYYTSIAPFRLDFGFKLYDPADKNFIFHKNYWDNLEIHFGIGEAF
- a CDS encoding YicC family protein yields the protein MIYSMTGFGKGLATNNGLSAEVEIKSVNSRFLEIFLKIPSSLSSRELEIREILRNGIKRGKVNVFIQLKNNGIESDFPVIDEAKVAHFLTELKKIKKKAKLTEKIKLEHFLANREIFSNNNSAFSDDEFKIVVEAIKVAIKDMMSMKKKEGEVLRKDLSVRIKNIQQKVQEIETSYSTEVNIYYSKLKERIASLLQDSNYDADRLKTELALIADKVDITEETVRLKSHLNYFLESLDHSDETGRRLNFLCQELNREANTISSKSLSVSVTHTSVAIKEEIEKIREQIQNIE
- the gmk gene encoding guanylate kinase; this translates as MNSPIGKIIVVAAPSGAGKTTLVRSALAEFPQIVFSISATTRKKRPNEKDGIDYFFITEEEFLNKIEQNQFVEWEKFYDYYYGTYKYFVDDNINNGKNILLEIDVKGALSIKKIYPEAKLIYIAPPTKEELINRLKKRQTETDQDLKKRIERIELELSMKDKFDYILINNELNKAASEMKILINNLLNKGE
- a CDS encoding DNA-directed RNA polymerase subunit omega, coding for MSGIEPIDLRELDKNVANVYEGIVVASKRARQLNDENKIEFQALISTIPTSNATDDDAEDILNPAQLKIALEHEKKDKPHIQAIKEVLACKFQYDYKK
- the coaBC gene encoding bifunctional phosphopantothenoylcysteine decarboxylase/phosphopantothenate--cysteine ligase CoaBC, with amino-acid sequence MHSETLKGKKILLGVTGCIAAYKSAFLVRELVKFGAEVKVVMTPSAVQFISPLTLSALSQNNVIVKMFPDSQQSGTDMTTWHIDYALWADLMIVAPATINTVAKIAAGFADNALTTLVTALRCPLIIAPAADVDMYTNPITRQNLAKLESFGHYIVPAEEGELASGLRGMGRLPELEKIIDSVSLILSGFRKDLTGQKILVTAGPTFEDIDPVRFLGNRSSGKMGVSIAKAAWLRGADVTLIAGPNSQSLYPEIKLINIRSATEMKKAVDNELKSNNILIMAAAVADFKPIKVADRKIKKDIKPFSLQLTLTADILSSLKKENKFVAGFALETDNELKNAKTKMAAKNLDMIILNSLNDKKSGFEYDSNKITILNKSGRVTKLSLMSKFSAANKILSEIINNISNSSSV
- a CDS encoding uracil-DNA glycosylase; the protein is MNQKQKEILISSLELQKEIFGDELFASKENLKRKTEIVYETPKSKNKKSTAEKIELPKPAAPSKVKEPQVEIFNATKEPWSDSISLDELNKRICNCTKCDLHKGRNKFVFGSGNPDADVMVIGEGPGAEEDKQGLPFVGRAGQLLTDILKAIKFSRDEVYIGNIVKCRPPENRTPTPIEMETCIPYLKKQIELIKPKAILCLGLTAAQGLLKKKDSLTNMRGKVFLYEGIKAMVTYHPAALLRNPNWKKGCWEDVKQFRKMFDEIV
- a CDS encoding tetratricopeptide repeat protein, whose translation is MKNIILTILMTTICNTLSAQVIPDFSRDINFAESKLLEIHPKLRFDVKEQEKVKQAFLRLKTKANKLTVQQFNIELVRIFALLNDGHTMVVLDTNQQWLPFRLYQFADGLYITAIEENKKQFLGARVDRIGNLSWKEAVQIVKPFISADNEWWVKEKAPIFLSSVDLLQFVNITTNKTVELTVEKNGKKEVLSFEARSGDYKHIRWMGWGEMFGPFINLAAFKPEYLSFDFRENKPEIPLHLRLRQPYHFNFIDSTKTLFFQYNFVQRNWDDLTSKHFFDSLFNYADLHKIDIKRFVIDIRYNSGGDGTLLKPFILHLMQRPWLQEYGKLFVITGRKTFSAGIMAYSELIKYSNAIFIGEPGGAGRNHYGDATELELPDTKIRFQISTLFWQTGFPSDTSHFFAPDFPVSYEALTYFSGEDDAMATIDKGLIKLTNLVRSKTNDEVKLAYKNYKQWFQTHEYWWKPFSEDEMNTAGYDLLGIGKIKEAITAFELNSVEYPDSWNAWDSLGEAYYANEEIEKSIFAYEKSLKLNPNNSSAIKMLKKMRD